The genomic segment AGACTGATAGTGATGATGATAGGAAGAAATGGGATAGAGTGAAAagccaaaaagaaaagtcgtacttcttgttttttttttttttctctctttttcctttaaaccTGTGAATTTCCTCCCTTAAATGATTATGGCTTACCTTTTTATATCTATGGTTACCTGATTCCTTTACCCTCGGAAGAATATCTGAATTTAAGCTCGGATAGGATTTTGCTGTTTCTCTAATTGAATTGATGCAAGATAGTAGAATCTAAACATGAACTAAGGGATGGTCttcataaaaagataaaaaggaagcttaaaatagaagaaaaagaaatattcccagaaaaaataaagaattttcgGTTTTACTGAATTTACATGTTTGGTGTACCTTGTGGAGCTAttgaaaaactattttggTTAATCTTGGGTTGTGGTTTAATGCAGTTTTAGGCAAttattcttttgcttttttgttAGTATTAAACTATTCTCAgcttttccattttctcttttgagGGAGAAGTGTTTAGATGCAAAACAAGTCAGTTGGTAGAaatttggattttgttttgttgggAATTTCTCACGGCTGATTCTGCTTAAAGTGCTTTAAAACTTAAGCAACTGACCTTGTTACTGCACTTTCATGCCATGGGGCAACATGTCATTTTCACATGGCTGTTGTGGTGCTTCTGCTCTTTTGATTCTAAATTCTTTGGCAGATATTACATGAGCTAAGAACAATGATGCAATGATCTAGCTTTGGATTTGTTGATATATTTGGGACTTTGAAAGATCTCTCATATATGttattatgtttttgttttatcagGATCTATTAGCTGATCACTGTTTTATTGGGAGGTACCCCTTTTTTAGCAATCATTTGATTTGTGGAGACTGGTAATGCTTTATCATTTCTTTCCTGCCAAACATAAGGAAGCAAATTATGGCTACATATTATCCAACTTTAAGCTACCAaagagacaatttatcaacTACATATCTGGGGGACCAAAAGCCTGACTCTTATCTTGGATCATCTTCCCTTCCTGGTAACTCAATATATCTGAACCAAGCTTCGTCTGCTGGGGCATTCTCAGAAATCTTGTCTGGGAGTTCTTTGTCTCTACAGAACTGTGTTCAAATTCCATCTATTGGTGGTAGAAATGAAATGTCATTCATTCCACCCTCAAGTGACACTGTGAGTTTGCAAGCTGTTGATGGGCAGTTAAACATTACAACAAGCAATTCATTATGCAACCCTGTAGCAGGAGATCCCCCTGTACTACCAAGGAGTGTTCTAGATGGTGAACAGAGTTCTCAATCTCAGGGACTATCTCTAAGTCTTGGCTCACATATATCTTCTGGAGTTTCAATACCTCCATTTCAGTATCAATACCAGGGTTATTCTTCGTTCTTTAGTGGGCATCTTCCATTTTCAGGAAAGGGGACAATTCTTTGTACTGGTGATGAGAGCAAAAGAAGTAAGGAGTTGAAAATTTCTGATGGCGTGCAATTTGGCTTTCCTGGAGGCAACAATGATGCATTTGAAACAGATGCTTTGTCTAACCCTCAGGGCTCAATAAGTAACAAACAGATGCATTCTGATATATATCAATTTGAGTCAGGTTTTGCAAATACTATTTCAAACTCCAAATATCTCAGGGTGGCTCAAGAGTTGCTTGATGAAGTGATGAATATACGAAAAGCTTTGAAACAGCCTGATttggataaaaatataagCTCTCAACCGAAATCATCCAATGGGATGTCATCAGAACCTAGTGAGTCAGTTAACAACTCCTCTTCTGAGATATCACCTGCAGAGCGGCAAGATTTGCAGAACAAGAAGACAAAACTCTTGTCCATGCTGGATGAGGTGAGCACCCCCTTCCATTGTGCTATACATTTCCTTTTTCTACTTATATTTGGTTTGAATAATTTCTTTTGCTGGCATGCCTGCCTTTGTAGTGTTTCTTGTTTGATTTAGCTTTCACTTTTCTTGGTGACTGCTTTTCTTTGGTTGAATTATTCTGTTCTTTATCACATCTTGGAAACTATCTTATATGTGTTTTAGTTGAGCTTTACCTGTTTTGGAAGATTACTAATGGTCATGCTTTTGTTATAGGTTGATAGAAGATACAGGCAATATTACcatcaaatgaaaattgtGGTGTCTTCTTTTGACTTCGTAGCTGGTTCTGGTGCAGCCAAACCATACACTGCACTAGCCCTACAGACAATTTCCCGCCACTTCCGCTGTTTGCATGATGCAATCAGTGGCCAAATTCAACTGATTCAGAGAAGCCTTGGAGAGCAAGAAAATTCATCAAACAATCAAGG from the Theobroma cacao cultivar B97-61/B2 chromosome 8, Criollo_cocoa_genome_V2, whole genome shotgun sequence genome contains:
- the LOC18591454 gene encoding BEL1-like homeodomain protein 3; the protein is MATYYPTLSYQRDNLSTTYLGDQKPDSYLGSSSLPGNSIYLNQASSAGAFSEILSGSSLSLQNCVQIPSIGGRNEMSFIPPSSDTVSLQAVDGQLNITTSNSLCNPVAGDPPVLPRSVLDGEQSSQSQGLSLSLGSHISSGVSIPPFQYQYQGYSSFFSGHLPFSGKGTILCTGDESKRSKELKISDGVQFGFPGGNNDAFETDALSNPQGSISNKQMHSDIYQFESGFANTISNSKYLRVAQELLDEVMNIRKALKQPDLDKNISSQPKSSNGMSSEPSESVNNSSSEISPAERQDLQNKKTKLLSMLDEVDRRYRQYYHQMKIVVSSFDFVAGSGAAKPYTALALQTISRHFRCLHDAISGQIQLIQRSLGEQENSSNNQGGAIPRLRYVDHQLRQQRALQQLGVMRNAWRPQRGLPESSVSILRAWLFEHFLHPYPKDSEKIMLAKQTGLTRNQVANWFINARVRLWKPMIEEMYKEEFGEMDSNFKSSLENAAKATRENSSASEDRGEELQESMTSKVADADNVQPGQIQHQKPDHIPDVELNRPIARSMFQNNAIGDTGSPAGMKLQVDNRSNMESHSPYPDTVIPSSQHGRGTFVAGDTMYDLTKLSGFTVGGQVSLALGLQHHENNNVFPISGETNMRGNSKVASSVGPETVDFHCMDPGNQQDRFGNPHILHDFVV